From Miscanthus floridulus cultivar M001 chromosome 15, ASM1932011v1, whole genome shotgun sequence, the proteins below share one genomic window:
- the LOC136508391 gene encoding chloroplast stem-loop binding protein of 41 kDa b, chloroplastic-like, translating into MAATASLKSSLLLPSPISDFSGAAVSISAQKRRSSWQPRGARVQVSAAADSKNILVMGGTRFIGVFLSRILVKEGHQVTLFTRGKAPITQQLPGESDAEFSSKVQHLKGDRQDFEFVKSSLAARGYDVVYDINGREAVEVEPIIDALPNLEQYIYCSSAGVYLKSDILPHCEVDAVDPKSRHKGKLETEKLLTSRGVNWTSIRPVYIYGPLNYNPVEEWFFHRLKAGRPIPIPGAGNQITQLGHVKDLARAFNLVLGNPKASQQIFNISGAKYVTFDGLARACAKAGGFPEPELVHYNPKDFDFGKKKAFPFRDQHFFASVEKAISELGWTPEFDLVEGLTDSYNLDFGRGTFRKAADFTTDDMILDKKLATV; encoded by the exons ATGGCGGCCACAGCGTCCCTGAAGAGCAGCCTTCTCCTCCCGTCACCTATCTCCGACTTCAGCGGCGCAGCCGTCTCCATCTCAGCGCAG AAGAGGAGATCATCATGGCAGCCAAGGGGGGCGAGGGTACAGGTCTCGGCGGCAGCGGACTCCAAGAACATTCTGGTGATGGGGGGAACAAGGTTCATTGGGGTCTTCCTGTCCAGGATCCTTGTCAAGGAGGGCCATCAG GTTACGTTGTTCACTAGGGGAAAGGCACCCATAACTCAGCAGCTGCCAGGGGAGTCCGACGCAGAGTTCTCCTCCAAG GTTCAGCACTTGAAAGGTGACAGGCAGGACTTCGAATTTGTCAAGTCAAGCCTTGCTGCTAGGGGATACGATGTCGTTTACGACATCAATG GACGTGAGGCTGTCGAAGTTGAGCCTATAATTGACGCCTTGCCTAACCTGGAACA GTACATATATTGCTCATCGGCAGGAGTATACCTGAAATCTGACATTCTTCCGCACTGTGAG GTTGACGCGGTGGACCCCAAGAGCCGTCACAAGGGAAAGCTGGAGACGGAGAAACTGCTGACGTCGCGCGGCGTGAACTGGACGTCCATCAGGCCCGTGTACATCTACGGCCCGCTCAACTACAACCCCGTGGAGGAGTGGTTCTTCCACCGGCTCAAGGCCGGccgccccatccccatccccggcGCCGGCAACCAGATCACCCAGCTCGGCCATGTCAAG GATCTGGCAAGAGCCTTCAACCTGGTGCTCGGCAACCCCAAGGCGAGCCAGCAGATCTTCAACATCTCCGGGGCCAAGTACGTCACATTCGACGGCCTTGCGCGGGCCTGCGCAAAG GCTGGAGGGTTCCCTGAGCCGGAGCTCGTCCACTACAACCCCAAGGACTTCGACTTCGGCAAGAAGAAGGCTTTCCCCTTCAGGGACCAG CACTTCTTTGCATCTGTGGAGAAGGCGATCAGCGAGCTCGGGTGGACGCCGGAGTTCGACCTCGTCGAGGGGCTCACCGACTCGTACAACCTCGACTTCGGCCGCGGCACGTTCCGGAAGGCGGCTGACTTTACTACAGACGACATGATCCTCGACAAGAAGCTTGCCACCGTCTGA
- the LOC136509486 gene encoding putative cyclin-dependent kinase F-2 → MEHYERLGKIGEGTSGVVYKARDRRTGETVAIKRLRAGAGIGDAFDETFRREVRCLEACRGHPCLVELLAAHRDPAGGGTGAFLVMEHAGRSLSEVMRQDYLAERRPFPEAEARRVMRRLLEGVSAMHARGLLHRDLKPDNVLLDGRGGVKICDFGLSRAADNGTGGAPYTPGVATLWYRAPELILGSGDYDAGVDTWALGCIMAELLAGGVPLFPGRSEMDQLNRVFDTLGMQDMPSWPGFARLPRAGSPLCRRGRPPSRLRELFPALSAAGFDVLAGLLACRPDRRLTAADALHCPWFADAAAAAPEALPDQPRASCCAAGFAAGVAGVAEAILA, encoded by the coding sequence ATGGAGCACTACGAGCGGCTTGGCAAGATCGGAGAAGGCACGTCGGGGGTCGTCTACAAGGCCCGCGACCGCCGCACCGGCGAGACCGTCGCCATCAAGCGCctccgcgccggcgccggcatcGGCGACGCGTTCGACGAGACGTTCCGCCGCGAGGTGCGCTGCCTCGAGGCCTGCCGCGGCCACCCCTGCCTCGTCGAGCTCCTTGCCGCGCACCGCGACCCCGCGGGCGGCGGCACGGGCGCGTTCCTCGTGATGGAGCACGCCGGGCGGAGCCTGTCAGAGGTCATGCGGCAGGACTACCTCGCCGAGCGGCGGCCGTTCCCGGAGGCCGAGGCGCGCCGCGTGATGCGGCGGCTCTTGGAGGGCGTGTCCGCGATGCACGCGCGCGGCCTTCTGCACCGGGACCTCAAGCCCGACAACGTCCTCCTCGACGGCCGCGGCGGCGTCAAGATCTGCGACTTCGGGCTGTCGCGCGCAGCGGACAACGGTACCGGCGGCGCGCCGTACACGCCGGGGGTGGCGACGCTGTGGTACCGCGCGCCGGAGCTGATCCTGGGGTCCGGGGACTACGACGCGGGCGTCGACACGTGGGCGCTCGGCTGCATCATGGCCGAGCTCCTCGCCGGCGGCGTGCCGCTGTTCCCCGGGAGGTCGGAGATGGACCAACTCAACAGGGTGTTCGACACGTTGGGGATGCAGGACATGCCGTCCTGGCCGGGCTTCGCGCGCCTGCCGCGCGCCGGGTCGCCGCTCTGCCGGCGCGGCAGGCCTCCCAGCAGGCTCCGGGAGCTCTTCCCGGCGCTGTCGGCTGCCGGGTTCGACGTATTGGCCGGGCTGCTGGCGTGCAGGCCGGACAGGCGCCTCACCGCCGCGGACGCGCTCCATTGCCCGTGGTTCGCGGATGCCGCCGCGGCGGCACCTGAGGCCTTGCCTGATCAGCCGCGCGCTTCGTGCTGCGCCGCCGGCTTCGCTGCCGGTGTCGCTGGTGTTGCCGAGGCAATCCTAGCGTAG